AAAATCAAAACCTACCCAAAGTGCAAAGCAAGCACGCGGTAAGCAGAAGCAAATCGAGAATGAAGTCATTCAGAAGGTGGAAAAAATCAGGTCTGAAAAGAAAAAGGCAAACAAACCACTGATTACTCCAGAGCCTGAGAAACCCAAAGTCATCCTTAAAGTAAACGATCGTGTACGCATTCAGGACTCAAAATCTGTGGGAACTATCGATGTAATCGAGAAAGACAGAGCGACGGTCAACTATGGAATCTTTACCACCTCTGTAAAATTAGACCAGCTGGAAAAAGTAGGATGATGGAAAAGGATATCATACTTTTTGACGGTGTATGCAATCTCTGCAATGGAGCGATCAACTTCATCATCAAGCGCGATCCTAAGGATCATTACAGGTTTGCGGCCTTGCAAAGTGACATAGGTGAAGAGTTGCTGGCAAAACATGATATTGATCCAGAGAAGACAGATAGCATCGTGTTGATTAGAAATGGTTCCGCTTTCGCGAAAGCGGGAGCAGCACTACGCATCGCAAAAAAAATGTCAGGAGCATGGCCACTGCTCTATGGCCTAACCATTATCCCGAAGTTCATATCAAATGCAGTATATGATTATATCGCATATCATCGCTATAAATGGTTTGGCAAAAAAGAAAGCTGCATGATTCCCACTCCAGAATTGAAAAAAAAGTTTCTGTAACTATCTAGCCGACTGACAAAAGTCATCGTTTCAGGCTAGGTGCACCCAGTAATTTTGGATCATAATTAAAAACAGAAATTATGAGCACCTTATACGCAAAAATAAACAGAGACTGGAATGAAAACTTTACTGGATATTCTGCTATCGCGATAATCGCATCTACTTGTTTGGGCGGCTTTGCAATATTCTCAACTATGTCTTACGGTTACGGAATCCTTCAATACATAAGTGTGTTCATGGTAGTGGCAGCTTGTAGTATTCATAATGCTTCAATACTGACCGTACAAAAACCTAAAATGGTTCTCAATCTATTTATCACTAGTGTTATCGTAAGTACAGTGGTCATGCTAGTTCACTTCTTTCTAGTGTAGAAAAGAAATCAAGTTTCATATTAAAGTCGAAGTCTGGGCGGTTCTTAGAATTCAACCGTCCAGACTTTTTTAATTTTCATCATTTTTAATGGCTGATTCAACTTACTGGTAGATTCCTTCTTTTTTTTAAGAATTTCATAAGTGTAACCTCCTTATGTTTGTAGGTTCAAGTTTAAACCGAAAATCACACGTATAGATGAGGAAAGAAGTGCGCGAAAAAGGCTGGAATGACATGAAGACTAACGACAGTTGGGCCACCTTTAAGATACTGTCTGAATTTGTAATGGGTTATGAACGCATGAGTCGCATTGGGCCATGTGTATCGATTTTTGGAAGCGCACGATTAAAACCTGAAAATAAATATTACGAGCTAGCCTGTGAGATCGCCAGCAAGATTGTTGAAAATGGCTATGGTGTGATTACCGGCGGTGGACCTGGGATTATGGAAGCTGGTAATAAAGGTGCGCACCTTGCCGGTGGTACCTCAGTGGGCCTCAACATCGCCCTACCTTTTGAACAGCACGACAACCCTTACATCGATAGCGATAAGAGTCTCGATTTTGACTACTTTTTTGCGCGTAAAGTTATGTTTGTAAAGTACTCTCAGGGCTTTATCGTAATGCCTGGAGGTTTTGGCACCCTTGACGAATTATTTGAGGCGATTACACTAATCCAGACTAAAAAAATAGCAAAATTCCCTATCATATTAGTTGGTACTGAATTCTGGAGTGGCTTGATGGACTGGATCAAATCTACACTTGACAAAAAGTTTTTTACCATAAGTCCAGAAGATATTGACTTACTGCATTTAGTAGATACCAGTGATGAAGCAGTTGAGATCATTAATGACTTCTACGCAAAGTATAGCTTAAGCCCCAACTTCTAAACCTATTATCCATTTTAATAATACAGCGACTATTTAATCGTTGGATAGAGATTGATTGATTCTAACGCTAACCGTACCAAAGAAAAAATCACAATTCTCCCTATGAACAGGATTAGTACGATTATTTTTCTTTTGGTCACTATTTGTGCCCACGCTCAGCATAGCACAAAACTCAATGTAGTTCTTAACGACTCCCTTGATCAACTGCAGATCGAGCAAGAGTTGAAATATCACAATACATCGGCTGATGAGTTGAGCGAAATCTATCTACTGGATTGGGCAAATGCCTTTTCTTCCACAGAGACTCCTCTCGCGGTAAGGTTTGCAGAGGATTTTAAAAACAGGTTTCAGTTCTCTAGCGATGATCGCAAAGGAGAAACAGACATTGCCCTAGGCAGTTATTTTGATGATCTTTATACTTTGAGCCGTCCAGAAGGTCATCCTGATGTTATCAAAGTAACATTCAAAGAAACCATCAAA
This genomic interval from Nonlabens spongiae contains the following:
- a CDS encoding LOG family protein, which translates into the protein MRKEVREKGWNDMKTNDSWATFKILSEFVMGYERMSRIGPCVSIFGSARLKPENKYYELACEIASKIVENGYGVITGGGPGIMEAGNKGAHLAGGTSVGLNIALPFEQHDNPYIDSDKSLDFDYFFARKVMFVKYSQGFIVMPGGFGTLDELFEAITLIQTKKIAKFPIILVGTEFWSGLMDWIKSTLDKKFFTISPEDIDLLHLVDTSDEAVEIINDFYAKYSLSPNF
- a CDS encoding thiol-disulfide oxidoreductase DCC family protein — protein: MMEKDIILFDGVCNLCNGAINFIIKRDPKDHYRFAALQSDIGEELLAKHDIDPEKTDSIVLIRNGSAFAKAGAALRIAKKMSGAWPLLYGLTIIPKFISNAVYDYIAYHRYKWFGKKESCMIPTPELKKKFL